The genomic interval AGCTGCCGGTGATACATTGGATGGTGAAGAGCCTGTAGGCCGCGCATTGCTGCGCGCGGCCTCTGAGCCTGCCGAGGCTGCGTCCTCCGACTCGCCGGCAGGCAGAGCAAGCATATGCACCCTATTGTTCGGGTGCACGTACTCTACGCCCGGCAGGCTTCGCAGCCGGTCGAGCCATTCCTGTACGTCCGCGCCTTCAGCGGCCGGACGTACGAGCATGACCGCCGCCTCATTCTGGCGGCGGAGCACCTCTGTCCCGCGCAGCTCATGTGCTAGCGCGGGGTCACGCCATTTGAGCAGCCAGCTTTGCGGCTGCTCTGCATCGGCGCCTTCGGCGCCCTCAGCCGCATGGGATGCTGCGGCCAGCGCCGTAGGCGCCGCTCCGAGAGCGAACCCTGCGGGGGCTATGCCCCCGAGGGTGATGCTCCCGATCAGCAGCGCGGGCAGCGCGCGACGAAGGAGCTTGCGCGCGGCGAGCGTGGCAATGGCGATTGCTTGCAAAGACAAGCGAGCTTTATGCTTTTTGAGCGCAGAGCCCAGTCGATCATCAGATGGGCTCTGACTAATCATTTGTGAATTTCGTAATCGCTTTGGTTCTTTTTGAGTGCTCATCATTTTCTGCCTTTTCGTATGAAACGGGTTATGGTTTGTTCCCACTTTCAATTGGATATTCCTTAACTACAATTTCTCTTTGCAGGTATCAATTCCCTTGTTTCTGTAAGACAAAAAGGACAAAAGTCCTACAACTATCCCGCTCCATAGCTCGGAACGTCAGTATTCGGCACAAACTATTATTTCCCGGTAAATATAGACGAGCGGCAACACTGGTCCACATAGATAGAATAGTACTTCATGTCTACCTATACGATGAACCTATACTCCCCCTGCTGCACATTACCCGCAACATTCTCCGCTGAAACACCGAATTATATTTCTGCTCGTAATTCCTGATTAAAACAGCGTTAGACAGCTTCTTCTCTTCTTGCTATATGCAAGGAAAATAAATATAGAAATAACTATAGTCCATCCATTACTATCATCATATCTAAAACTGCCGCTACAGTCTGTGTCCTTAACAGTAACTTTAACTATGATGCTGCTTTTTAGCTTATAAACTACTTTCTATTTCCCCTGTGCCACCTCGAAAATCCCATTCATCGAGTAAACAAAAAAATAGATCGTTTAAATAGACATCATTTCCTCATCTACTTAAACGACCTATTATTTTCACACCTTTAGAATACGAATGCTTCGCATCACTCTACTACAATCTGCTCATCCCATTATCATTAAATCGCCCTTGATCGAGAATATGGCATCAATCCATTGCATTAACGGTCCTGGGAAAATACCTAGTGCAACCGTTGCTGCTGCACACAGCCAGATCACAACTCCCGTTGCTCCAGATATTCGCACTTCATTATTTTCTTCTCCGCTGCGCATGAACATTTGACGAACAATGCCAAAGTAGAAATAGTAAGAAATGACGCTGCTCACGACGATAACAGCTACGAGCCAATAAGCTTTCGCATTCGCTGCTCCGAGCAAGATAAACAGCTTCCCAAAAAATCCACCAGAAATCGGCAAGCCCGATAAAGACAAGATAAATACCACCATAGCCGCTGCCGTCCAAGGCGCTCGGTAGTACATACCCGCGAAGCTTTTCAGCTCCTCATGCCCCGATGCGCGGCTAACTACCGTAAAGACAGCAAACGCGCCTATCGTCATAAACAAGTACGCAACCAAATAATAAACAAATTCAGAGAAGTTGCTGCTATGAACCATCGTTATCGAAATACCGATAGGCACCAGCATGTAACCCGCATTGGCTACTCCTGACAGGGCCAGCAATCGCTTTACGTTCCTTTGTTTAAGCGCAGCTGTCGTTCCGACGAGCATCGCTGCGGCAGCCAGCACCAGCAGGACCAGGAAGAGATCATTTGATATTTTTGCCGCTTCTCCCGCTGCGCTGAATAAACTAGTACTAAACATAACTCTAAATATAGCAGCCAGCGCAGCACCTTTGGCAATGACCGCTAGAAAAGCCGACACAGGCGTTGGAGCCCCTTGATATACATCAGGCGCCCATGCGTGAAACGGAGCCGCTGCAATCTTAATACCGAATCCAGCAATCATAAACAGGAAGCCCACATAGGCAAGCGCTTTGAAATCCTGCATCGCCCGCGGCAAAGCATCCCCAATTACACCCAAATCGACTGATCCGGTTATGCCGTAAATGTACGACATGCCGAACAACACCATCGCCGAGGAAATCCCGCCCGTAATGACATACTTGAATGCCGCTTCAGCAGACAAAGTTGATTTGCGCCTAATGCCAACCAATACATAACTTGTAATACTAAGAA from Paenibacillus sp. FSL K6-3182 carries:
- a CDS encoding NADH-quinone oxidoreductase subunit N yields the protein MYEGVSFIPLTWTDMRYLAPEFMLAAMFLFLVVLDLFLPKRMNRKFTGWLTLAGILASLLLVMLRMLDMNQGGASADSIHLLSNSYRIDDFASLLKIVFLTGTALIILLAIGSDRDEEEITDKSEYFYLVLPALMGAMMMASSGNLVTLYIGLELLSITSYVLVGIRRKSTLSAEAAFKYVITGGISSAMVLFGMSYIYGITGSVDLGVIGDALPRAMQDFKALAYVGFLFMIAGFGIKIAAAPFHAWAPDVYQGAPTPVSAFLAVIAKGAALAAIFRVMFSTSLFSAAGEAAKISNDLFLVLLVLAAAAMLVGTTAALKQRNVKRLLALSGVANAGYMLVPIGISITMVHSSNFSEFVYYLVAYLFMTIGAFAVFTVVSRASGHEELKSFAGMYYRAPWTAAAMVVFILSLSGLPISGGFFGKLFILLGAANAKAYWLVAVIVVSSVISYYFYFGIVRQMFMRSGEENNEVRISGATGVVIWLCAAATVALGIFPGPLMQWIDAIFSIKGDLMIMG